The Halomonas elongata DSM 2581 DNA segment CTGTTGAGCACGTTCAGCGTCGTAATGGCCGCAATAGATGAGCCCGCCACTGAAATGCTCACGCATCCGCCCGCGGAAGCCCTCCGGGAAGGTGGTATCGCCACCGGCCCAGTTGGGCTCGTTGAGGTGGATGTACGCCAGGCCACGTCGATCGAGTTGCTCGGCCAGATAGAGGGCCATCGCCTCGGGCTCATCGTCGCTGAGACCGAAAATCTCGATGAAAGGCGTGAGGCGAATGCCCACACGATCGGCGCCGAACACCTCGGTCACGGCATCGATCACCTCCAGCGGGAAGCGCGCACGATTCTCTATCGAGCCGCCATAGCGATCGGTTCGCAGGTTGGTGCCGGTGGCGAGGAACTGGTTGAGCAGGTACGCATTGGCCGCATGCACTTCCAGCATGTCGAAACCGGCGCGCTTGGCCCGCACGGCGGCTTGCCGATAGTCCTCGACGATCCCCGGGATCTCGTCGGTCTCCAGCGCCCGCGGGGTACTGGTGGGGTGACGTCCGGCAGTGCCATCCTCGAACTCGACGAAGCACTGGGCGCCCTCGCCCTTGAGAGCGCTGGGTGCCACGGGTTGCTGGCCATCGGGCTGAACCATCTCATGCGAGACACGACCCACGTGCCAGAGTTGCAGGGCGATGCGCCCGCCCTTGGCATGCACGGCGTCGACGACCTGCCGCCACCCCGCTTCCTGCTCGTCGGTCCAGATGCCGGGGGTGTAAACATAGCCACGAGCCGTCGGCGAGATGTTGGTGGCTTCGCTGATGATCAACCCGGCCCCCGCACGCTGCTCGTAGTAGACCTGCTGCAGCTTGCCGGGCACGCTGTCGGGCGTTCTCGCCCGAGTCAAAGGCGCCATGATGACGCGGTTGGGCAGGCTAAGACTGCCCAGTTGAAAGGGGGTGAAAAGTGTCGTGTCGGTCATCGATTCGACTCCTGTGGCGAACGGGCGTTGGCTGTTATGGCGACGCCCGGGTCGGAAAACAAGTGATGCGCACAATAAGCTTGTTAATTATTTTCGCAAAGGTCAGTGTGACCATTGACCCGATAGTCGGGGTTTATCATGACGACCCCAAGTGCCCCATCGCGCAG contains these protein-coding regions:
- a CDS encoding alkene reductase encodes the protein MTDTTLFTPFQLGSLSLPNRVIMAPLTRARTPDSVPGKLQQVYYEQRAGAGLIISEATNISPTARGYVYTPGIWTDEQEAGWRQVVDAVHAKGGRIALQLWHVGRVSHEMVQPDGQQPVAPSALKGEGAQCFVEFEDGTAGRHPTSTPRALETDEIPGIVEDYRQAAVRAKRAGFDMLEVHAANAYLLNQFLATGTNLRTDRYGGSIENRARFPLEVIDAVTEVFGADRVGIRLTPFIEIFGLSDDEPEAMALYLAEQLDRRGLAYIHLNEPNWAGGDTTFPEGFRGRMREHFSGGLIYCGHYDAERAQQRLAENTADLIAFGRPFIANPDLPERLRTGAALNEPDQDTFYGGNEQGYTDYPFLDNGHDQTA